DNA sequence from the Methylomonas albis genome:
GTCTGGCGGCCTTGCAGCGCCTGAATCGACTGGGTTATGGTCAATTGGATAGTGGGTTGGAGTTGAATTTGGTTTTTAATCCGCAAGATGCCGTGTTGCCGCCCGACCAGCAGCAACTGGAACAAGCTTACAAACAGCACTTACAGCAGCATTACGGCATCGTTTTCAACCGCCTGTTTGCCATCGCCAATATGCCGATTCAGCGCTTTGGCAGCAGCTTGATCAGCCATGGCCGCTTCGACTCCTATCTCGCGTTATTAAAAGACAGTTTTCGCGCCGACAATCTTGAAAACCTGATGTGCCTAAATACCCTCAGCATTGACTGGCAAGGGTATGTCTATGACTGCGATTTCAACCAGATGCTGGATTTGCCATTGGGTGCCGTAGCCAAACCCAAAGTAAATATTAGCGAGTTGCAGTTGGAACAACTCAAAAACGCACCAATTGCCACCGCCGCCCATTGTTACGGTTGCACTGCCGGTCAAGGCAGCAGCTGCGGCGGGGCTTTGCTCTGACTTTGGCCTTATCCGGGCTTAAGCAAACCATACAAAAGTGCTTGCTTGGCTGTCCTACGCATGACATTAAACGAGCAACTATTTAAATAATATAACCTTAATAGCATATTTTGAACGAATCGCATGGATTTATGCGCACTGATTTTTGCCATACAGCGCGCTCCAAATCTACATTTTTGTTAGAGGTGATCCTGGATGGTTAAGTGGAGGGGTTGCAAAGACGCAGTAGGAAGTTGCTTTGCAAAATTACTTGATCTGCATCGCACGGCCATCAGACTTGGCATATACCGCCGCTCCGGCAAGATCGCCTTTGTCGTCGGCACTCTGTTGAATCTGATCAATCAACCACAAGCCGTGCTCGGCTTACTGTTTTTGGATTACCCGGCAATGCAAGGACTCGATGTGATCAGGGCGTTATTAACCTATAGCGTGCCTTTTCTGGTGGCTACTTATGGCGCTTTAACCGCGCTTACTCTTCATCAGCGGACAGACTCGTAGCGAGTCATTCAATTCAACTAAGGCTCCGCAACCTATTCCCTTAACGCCATACAGGAACGACAGGCAAACACGACTAACAGGCGAGCCCAATAGTATTTAAGGAACTTAGATGTTTACCCAGAAAACCTGCAAACACCCTCCGAAGCCTTGCCTATTCAGAATCGGCAGGTCGGTATGAAAACCTCCAGACTTTTTTTATTGCTGGGTGTTGCCGCATTGATAGCGACTTTTTTTGCCCTGGATTTACAGTACTATCTGACGCTGGAAAATTTAAAAGCCCAACAGATCGGCATCACTTATTACCGTCTGGCTCACCCAATGCTAGCGTCGGCACTGTATGCCGCGCTTTATATCGCGGTCACTGCGCTGTCATTACCGGGGGCGACGATATTGACCCTGGCCGGCGGCGCGGTGTTCGGTTTGGTATGGGGTACGCTGATTGTCTCGTTTGCTTCTACCATCGGCGCAACTCTGGCATTTCTGGCAGCGCGATTTTTGTTGCGCGACTGGGTCATATCGCGATTTAGCAACCGATTACAAGTCATTGATGAGGGCGTGAGCCGCGACGGCGCCTTTTATTTGTTTACCTTGCGATTGGTGCCGTTGTTTCCGTTTTTCATGATCAATCTGGCAATGGGTTTGACGCCGATCAAGACCAGGACGTTTTACTGGATCAGTCAGGTCGGCATGCTGGCAGGCACCGTGGTTTATGTTAATGCCGGCACCCAGTTGGCGAAAATCGATTCGCTCTCTGCTATTCTGTCTCCAGCTTTGCTCGGTTCGTTTGCCTTGCTCGGTCTGTTTCCTTTGGTGACCAAGAAAATGCTCGAATTTTTCAAACAACGCAAAATTTATGCGAACTGGCCTAAACCGAACCACTTCGACAACAATCTGATTGTCATCGGTGCCGGAGCTGGCGGTTTGGTGTCGGCCTATATCGCTGCTGCTGTGAAAGCCAAAGTGACGTTGATCGAAAAACACAAAATGGGAGGCGATTGCCTTAACACCGGTTGCGTCCCATCCAAGGCGCTGATCCGTTCGGCCAAGTTGCTGTCTCATATCAAACGTGCTGGAGAGTTTGGTATCGCCAAAGCCGAGGCTGAATTTGATTTCGCCGCCTTGATGGAACGGGTGCAACAGGTGATCAAAACCGTAGCGCCGCACGACTCCACCGAACGCTATACCGAGCTGGGCGTGGAAATTATTGAAGGCTCGGCCAAAATCGTTTCGCCCTGGGCGGTGGAAGTCACGACAGTCGACGGCGTTAAAACCATCACCAGCCGCGCTATAGTCATCGCCGCCGGCGCCCGGCCCTTAGTTCCGGCGATTCCCGGACTGGCAAACATCGATTATCTGACTTCTGATAACATCTGGAATTTAAGCTACTTACCCAAGCGCTTGCTGGTGCTGGGCGGCGGTCCGATAGGCTGCGAGTTGACGCAAACCTTCGCCCGCTTGGGCAGTCAAGTCACGCATGTGGAAATGGCCCCGCGCCTTATGCTGCGGGAAGACTCGGAAGTGTCGTACATTGTCCAGGCCAGCTTCGAAGCAGAAGGCGTCGACGTCAAAGTCAATCACACAGCCAAGGAATTCATCGTCGAAGACGGCGAACACATTATGTTGGCCGAGCATGATGGGCAAATCGTCAAAATCGCCTTCGACAAAGTGTTGATCGCCATCGGTCGTGCCGCCAATGTGCAAGGTTACGGCGTCGAAGAACTGGGTATTGCCTTGTCGCCGCGCAACACCCTGGAAATCAACCCGTTCCAACAAACCAATTACCCGAGTATTTTCGCCGTCGGCGACGTGGCGGGGCCGTATCAATTTACCCACACCGCCGCACATCAGGCTTGGTATGCGGCGGTCAACGCCTTGTTCGGTCAATTCAAGAAATTCCGTACCGATTATTCGGTGATTCCCTGGTCAACCTTTACCGATCCTGAAGTAGCCCGAGTTGGCTTGAATGAACAGGACGCGCAAGCGCAAAATGTCGCTTATGAAGTCTCAACCTACGGCCTCGACGACCTGGATCGGGCGATTGCCGACGGGGAGGCGCACGGCTTTGTCAAAGTGCTGACTGTGCCCGGCAAGGATAAGATTCTCGGCGTGACCATCGTCGGTGAGCATGCCGGGGATTTGCTGGCCGAGTTCGTGCTGGCAATGAAACACGGTATTGGTTTGAATAAAATCCTCGGCACCATTCATATCTATCCGACCCTGGCCGAAGCCAATAAATACGTAGCGGGGGTCTGGAAGCGCAATCATGCGCCCAAGGTTTTACTGGCATGGCTGGGCCGTTATCATACTTGGCGGCGTAAGGTTTGAGGGACAAATTCAAGACATGACTTACCAAATGAGTATCGTCATCCCAGTTCTCAATGAGGCCGGACAACTCCCTGCTAAATTACATGCCTTGCAAGGTCTACGTGATCGTTGCCAACTGCTTCTGGTTGATGGCGGCAGTCACGACGATAGCCCGGAAATGGCCAAGCCATTGGTCGATAAGGTCATACTTAGTTCTCGCGGTCGGGCTACACAAATGAATGCAGGTGCTTTGCAAGCTGATGCTGAGATTCTGCTGTTTTTACATGCCGATACTCGATTGCCGGAAAACGGGATTGATTTGATTAGCCAAGCCATAGCTGAAGGTTTCCACTGGGGACGTTTCGATGTGGCATTCGACACCCCTAACCCCATCTTCAAACTAATCGCCTTCATGATGAATCAGCGCTCGCGGCTGACCGGCATTGCAACCGGTGACCAAGCTTTGTTTATGACCCTACCAGCATTTGCAGCTGTGGGAGGATTTCCGCAGATTGCGTTGATGGAAGATATTGCTGTCAGTGAGAAACTGAAAAAACTCGGTAAACCCTGTTGTTTGAAGGCCAAAGTGCTGACTTCGGCACGGCGCTGGCAACAGTACGGACTATTCAAAACCATCCTGCTAATGTGGTGGCTGCGTTTAGCGTATTTTTTCGGTGCCGATCCCGAAGATCTGGCCATGCGTTATTACAGGAGGCGGTGATGGAAGCTATGCTTAGCTTTGGCGTGTTTATCGGCATTTTGTTGGCGATGTTGAGTTGGGAATTGCTAAGTCCAACGCGACGTTTGAGTATGTCTCGCCGTCAACGTTGGACCATAAATCTCGGTTTGGCGGCGTTGAATGCCGGTGTGATGCGCATCAGCATCGGTGCGGCAGCCTGGCTGGCGGCGAACTGGGCCCGCGACCAACAGCTTGGCCTGTTTAACAACTTACCCGTACCTGATTGGCTAAACATTTCGCTAACCCTGCTTTTCCTGGATTTGGCGATTTACGCGCAACATGTCGCGGCCCATCGTTGGCAATGGTTCTGGCGTCTGCATCAAGTCCATCACAGCGACCTTGATTTCGACACCACCACCGCCGTGCGCTTTCATCCCTTAGAGATCATGCTGTCCATGGCTTACAAAGTATTGCTGGTGATGGCACTCGGTGCCGATCCTCTGGCCGTCATCGCATTCGAAATCATCCTGAATAGCTGCGCATTGTTCAATCACGGTAATCTCAGCCTGCCGCCGCTTTTCGAGCGGATGCTGCGTTATCTATTGGTCACGCCTGACATGCACCGGATTCATCATTCCACCCGGCAACAGGAAACCGACAGCAATTTTGGCTTTTCCTTGTCTTGCTGGGACCGCCTGTTCAAGACCTACTGTCATCGATCACAGCAACCGCAATCCGAGATGACTATTGGTTTGAACGGATTTCGCGACCGACAAGCACTGGGTTTCTTCCAGTTATTAGCCATGCCGTTTCGACCTCTGTACAAACGCTGAACCATGGTTTATCAGTTTCCCGACAGCGTACTGCAGATTTTTTGCAAGGCACCGATTCCGGGCCAGGTTAAAACCCGGCTACAACCAGCATTAAATGCCGAGCAGGCTGCCAATGCACATCGGCAGCTGGCTAAAATGACATTGGATAGAGCTGTTCAACAACCGTTGTGTCCGGTTGAGCTTTACTGTGCTCCCGACGCTAACCATGATTTTTTTCAGGACTGCGCGCGCGTTTACCCAATCACACTTCAAGAACAGTACGGAATCGATTTAGGAACTCGTATGCACCTCGCACTTGATTCCGGTTTCTGCCGATATCGATATGCCTTACTGATGGGCTGCGATTGTCCAAGTCTTTCCTTTAACGATATCCATCAAGCTTTTATGAAGTTGCACGAAGGTCACGATGTTGTTGTCGCTCCGGCGGAAGATGGTGGTTATGTGATGATCGGTCTAAATTCTGTTCAGCCAACCTTATTCAGCAATATGGTCTGGAGCAATTCCCAGGTTATGGCGAACACCCGGCGCAGAGCCAAGAAGAGTGGACTGAGCATGTATGAGTTGGCTATGCAATGGGACGTCGATACTTACCAAGATTGGCAACGTTATCTTGAAGTTATTCAACTGAAGCAGCAATCCAAAAAAACGGGCCAAAGCAGTTTTAACCACTAAAGCCCGCTTTCATGACAAACGATTTTTGATCAGCTAACGATATTAATCATCATGATCGTGTTCGTCCTCGTGCCATTCTTTGCTATTTGAATTACCAAAATAGTATTGAATTACCGGCCAATCCAGTTTCGCAACTCTTCGACCCATTTGACGAGAATCTACATCGCCATCGACAAAGTGAATGCCGCCATAACGACGAGAAATGGCCGCCTCGTCCGCCGCATCACTGAAGGTCGCCCAACTCAATGAGATGTCTGCTGCTGGCACTTGGCCGGATTCAACCCTGGACACTCCGGCAGACTGGGTATAAGTATCGCCAAACACGTCACTGCCGGTAAACCGTTTCAAAGCCTCTGCCGCCGCAGATGAGAACGCACTATGTCCGGAGGGATATTCGGAAAATGGTGGAGTGACAACGGTCGATGCTTGGTATGGCTCCCAGTTTTGACCATCAATACTTTGTGTTCCTTGATAAGGCCCCGCCCAGGCGTTAATCGTATGTCCACCGAATAGGTAATGAATTGCAGTCACAGGTCTAACGGAATCGAATTTGACCTTTGCTCCCCAAATCGCGATTGAAGTATCGAATACCGTATTTGACACCGCAAAGAACTGCTTAATATCTTGATCAAGGTTGTGGTTATCGCGATGAGAAACCGTTTGAGCGAATAAATTCCAATGACCGGGCGGCAATTCCGAGCTAGGACCGTCAGCCCAGAATTCGGCAATGACCTTCTGTTGGTCGGTTAAAGAGGCACTATAAGCAATAACTTGTAACGCCTGTTCTCTATACTCGGGCTGATCAACTGTCGCTGGGCCTACTCTACCAGTACGCTGTTTGATTTCTTTGCGCACGGGAGTTACGACGTCCTTATCCCAATCTTTGATTCCGAAAGGCAACACACGTCCCCAATGCGGTGCTATAAATTTCTGGACTACAGTGCCGCCGTGGCCATCCGATACTCGGAGCGGTTGCCAGCGATTCGGGTCGTTGATTTGATCCGGTGTGTTAACTGGCTGATATCCGGTCCAATCGGAATATGGCGCACCACCGTTGATATTACCCAATTGATTGGATTTATCTTGATGGCGATAAGTCAATACAGCACCCGCTGCAACATTACCAATACCTGCTGCTGTGTTCTTGTTCGTTGTAGCGTTATTAGGATCGTAACCTTGCTGAGCCATTAGATCCTTGAAATACTGTTGTTGAGCGGACTGTGGAAATAAATCCGAGGCAGCACGGAAGGCAGCATACGCTATCGCTTCTTTTTTACCTGCATCATTAAGGATATTCGCCGGTGCCTTCAATGTCGGTCCAAAACGTGTACCACGGGCTTTGTTGTCAAAGGCCGCCCAGGCATCGAAAGTGCTGGTATTTAAAACAGCCAACATCCTAGCAACCATTGGTGGCCCTGGATGGGTTTCTCGAATTGCTTCCAATACGGCATCATTCCACTGTAAAAGAACGTTCTCGTTTGGATCTACACCCGGCACCGCAGCTCGCGCCGGAGATGACAATGCCAATAAGATCGTTCCCGCTAGGATCCCTATTCGACCTTTAGAAATAGAAAGTTCGGTTGTTTTTGAATGCATATTTTCTCCCCCTACGAAATAAAAGTTTGCCGGCTTCACTGACGGCAATTCTCATTGTAAAGATAAGTAAGGAAAAATCATGTGTACCAACGTACAGAGATAACATGGAAAATTACAAGTAATTTTGTGTATTAATTCATTAAATTAACTGCCTGAATTTGTTACCCGATTAAGAAGTAATTTGAAATTTAAGTGCAAATCAAAAGTGAGAAAAGTAATTGCCCGACAAGCTCTGGGTACCCTGTTACCGCATCCTGCCGTTATCATTAATTTGGCCAAGACTTTCCATGTAGGTGAAAAACACCTAAAGCAATCTACTCAAGAAAATTAATGTT
Encoded proteins:
- the arsS gene encoding arsenosugar biosynthesis radical SAM (seleno)protein ArsS (Some members of this family are selenoproteins.), which encodes MYDSKPLLINSDFPALLRKPLEVLQVNLGYLCNLSCVHCHVNAGPKRTEMMSRETVDQVLALTEAANIHTLDLTGGAPEMHPQFLYLVRTARQLGIKVIDRCNLTILEDPRYRFLADFLAEHRVEIVASLPCYLQENVDKQRGKGVFKDSLAALQRLNRLGYGQLDSGLELNLVFNPQDAVLPPDQQQLEQAYKQHLQQHYGIVFNRLFAIANMPIQRFGSSLISHGRFDSYLALLKDSFRADNLENLMCLNTLSIDWQGYVYDCDFNQMLDLPLGAVAKPKVNISELQLEQLKNAPIATAAHCYGCTAGQGSSCGGALL
- the nrtS gene encoding nitrate/nitrite transporter NrtS; translation: MVKWRGCKDAVGSCFAKLLDLHRTAIRLGIYRRSGKIAFVVGTLLNLINQPQAVLGLLFLDYPAMQGLDVIRALLTYSVPFLVATYGALTALTLHQRTDS
- a CDS encoding FAD-dependent oxidoreductase encodes the protein MKTSRLFLLLGVAALIATFFALDLQYYLTLENLKAQQIGITYYRLAHPMLASALYAALYIAVTALSLPGATILTLAGGAVFGLVWGTLIVSFASTIGATLAFLAARFLLRDWVISRFSNRLQVIDEGVSRDGAFYLFTLRLVPLFPFFMINLAMGLTPIKTRTFYWISQVGMLAGTVVYVNAGTQLAKIDSLSAILSPALLGSFALLGLFPLVTKKMLEFFKQRKIYANWPKPNHFDNNLIVIGAGAGGLVSAYIAAAVKAKVTLIEKHKMGGDCLNTGCVPSKALIRSAKLLSHIKRAGEFGIAKAEAEFDFAALMERVQQVIKTVAPHDSTERYTELGVEIIEGSAKIVSPWAVEVTTVDGVKTITSRAIVIAAGARPLVPAIPGLANIDYLTSDNIWNLSYLPKRLLVLGGGPIGCELTQTFARLGSQVTHVEMAPRLMLREDSEVSYIVQASFEAEGVDVKVNHTAKEFIVEDGEHIMLAEHDGQIVKIAFDKVLIAIGRAANVQGYGVEELGIALSPRNTLEINPFQQTNYPSIFAVGDVAGPYQFTHTAAHQAWYAAVNALFGQFKKFRTDYSVIPWSTFTDPEVARVGLNEQDAQAQNVAYEVSTYGLDDLDRAIADGEAHGFVKVLTVPGKDKILGVTIVGEHAGDLLAEFVLAMKHGIGLNKILGTIHIYPTLAEANKYVAGVWKRNHAPKVLLAWLGRYHTWRRKV
- a CDS encoding TIGR04283 family arsenosugar biosynthesis glycosyltransferase gives rise to the protein MTYQMSIVIPVLNEAGQLPAKLHALQGLRDRCQLLLVDGGSHDDSPEMAKPLVDKVILSSRGRATQMNAGALQADAEILLFLHADTRLPENGIDLISQAIAEGFHWGRFDVAFDTPNPIFKLIAFMMNQRSRLTGIATGDQALFMTLPAFAAVGGFPQIALMEDIAVSEKLKKLGKPCCLKAKVLTSARRWQQYGLFKTILLMWWLRLAYFFGADPEDLAMRYYRRR
- a CDS encoding sterol desaturase family protein, with the translated sequence MEAMLSFGVFIGILLAMLSWELLSPTRRLSMSRRQRWTINLGLAALNAGVMRISIGAAAWLAANWARDQQLGLFNNLPVPDWLNISLTLLFLDLAIYAQHVAAHRWQWFWRLHQVHHSDLDFDTTTAVRFHPLEIMLSMAYKVLLVMALGADPLAVIAFEIILNSCALFNHGNLSLPPLFERMLRYLLVTPDMHRIHHSTRQQETDSNFGFSLSCWDRLFKTYCHRSQQPQSEMTIGLNGFRDRQALGFFQLLAMPFRPLYKR
- a CDS encoding TIGR04282 family arsenosugar biosynthesis glycosyltransferase codes for the protein MVYQFPDSVLQIFCKAPIPGQVKTRLQPALNAEQAANAHRQLAKMTLDRAVQQPLCPVELYCAPDANHDFFQDCARVYPITLQEQYGIDLGTRMHLALDSGFCRYRYALLMGCDCPSLSFNDIHQAFMKLHEGHDVVVAPAEDGGYVMIGLNSVQPTLFSNMVWSNSQVMANTRRRAKKSGLSMYELAMQWDVDTYQDWQRYLEVIQLKQQSKKTGQSSFNH
- a CDS encoding vanadium-dependent haloperoxidase gives rise to the protein MHSKTTELSISKGRIGILAGTILLALSSPARAAVPGVDPNENVLLQWNDAVLEAIRETHPGPPMVARMLAVLNTSTFDAWAAFDNKARGTRFGPTLKAPANILNDAGKKEAIAYAAFRAASDLFPQSAQQQYFKDLMAQQGYDPNNATTNKNTAAGIGNVAAGAVLTYRHQDKSNQLGNINGGAPYSDWTGYQPVNTPDQINDPNRWQPLRVSDGHGGTVVQKFIAPHWGRVLPFGIKDWDKDVVTPVRKEIKQRTGRVGPATVDQPEYREQALQVIAYSASLTDQQKVIAEFWADGPSSELPPGHWNLFAQTVSHRDNHNLDQDIKQFFAVSNTVFDTSIAIWGAKVKFDSVRPVTAIHYLFGGHTINAWAGPYQGTQSIDGQNWEPYQASTVVTPPFSEYPSGHSAFSSAAAEALKRFTGSDVFGDTYTQSAGVSRVESGQVPAADISLSWATFSDAADEAAISRRYGGIHFVDGDVDSRQMGRRVAKLDWPVIQYYFGNSNSKEWHEDEHDHDD